Below is a genomic region from Caulobacter rhizosphaerae.
GGCCGAGCACGGAAAGCCGATGGCGCGCGAGATCATGCCCGCGCCGAGGAACACTGTCTGGACGTTGTCGACCTTGGAGACGATGTGGCGCACGCCGCCCGAGATCTCCGTCGCCTCACCCAGGTGCAGGCGCACATTGGCGAACACGGAGTTCTCGGTCGCGTTGTTGTTGACGGTGATCAGGGTCGGCAGGCTGAAGCGGCTGTCGAGCACGCGAGGGTTGGCCGGCGCGCCGGGCGAGCCGAATGAGCCCGGCAGGAACGAGGCGATCTGGGTACCGCCGGTCTTGCTCGGCGCTTTCGAATAGAAGTAGCCGACCGTGTAGTCGATCAGGCGGTCGCTGCCGACCGACGACAGCCGGATTTCGTGCGTAGTCTGCGAGTTCCTGGTGTTGAGGTTCTGGAAGTAGCTGCGCCCGATCAGCACGTTGCCGTAGTCCAGCGCCCCGACCGTGGTGGCGTCGCCCTTGGTGTAGCCGCCAACATAGCTCAGGCGCTGGCCCAACACTTCCCAGTTCAGCTGGGCGCTCAGGAAGTCGTTGTCCGTGTAGTTGAAACGCGGCGAGTCATCGACGTCCAGGCGCTGCGAGGCGGTGATCACCGGGCCGTTGTAGCCCGCCGGCGCGGCCGCCGAGACGCCGCCGACGGCGCCATTGCCCTCGATCTGGGTGAACTGGCGCTTGTGGCTGTTCAGCTTCTGATAGCTGAGCGTGGCGTCGAAGGTCTCGGTCGGCGTGAAGTTGATGCTGATCCGGCCGCTTCGCGTGCTCTTCACCGGCAGGAACGCGCTGTTGAGGCTGGTGACGAAATCGCCCTTGTTCTCGTCGACGACGCCGGCCAGGCGGACGCCTAGGACGTCGGCGATCAGCGGGATGTTCGCCGCGCCCTGCAGGTTGCGGCCGCCGTGGTCGGTCGCCTGGGCGCTGACATAGCCACCGTAGTCGTGGGTGTCGGCGCGCCGCGTGGTCAGGGTGATGGCGCCGGACGGCGCGGTGCGGCCGCGCAACGTGCCCTGCGGTCCGCGCAGGACCTCGATCGCCTGGATGTCGTAGACGGTCTGGAAGGCCACCGTGCCGTCGATCGGCACGTCGTTCTGATAGATGTCGACCGTCGGCGAGGCCTGGGTGCTGGCGTCGTAGGAGACCCCGCGGATCGACGGCGCGGGCGAGCGGCCGGCGGTGACGCTGGACGTACCAAGGCTAAGGCCCGGCACCAGGGCCGCGACATCCTGGAACTGGGTGATCGCCAGCTTCTTCAGCGAGTCGCCGCTGACCGCCGAAACCGTCGTGGGCACGTTCTGCAGGTTTTCCGCTTGCCGGCGGGCGGTGACGATCACTTCGCCGACCGTCTCGGGCTCGGCGGCCGCCGGTTTGGCCGCCGTTTGCGCATGGACCGCGCCGGCGCTCAGGGTCAGAACGCTGACCCCCGCGAGCATCATGATCCGAGTATTGTTCATTTCACCCTCCCTGTTCCCTAGGCCGGCCCGACGCCCGGCGATCGCCGCGCGTTGCGATCGGCGGCGACCTGCTTTGTTTTTTCGAAGACGGCCACGAACGTTCGCGCCCTGGCCAGGCTCGCCGGCGCCCCGTTCGGGCAAGGCGAACTCGGCGGTGGGCTGGACGGCGTTCGCCGTCCACAAAGTGCGGAAGCACCCGTTCGTCTCCGTCCACTCGCGCCGACCTAAAAAGGCCGGTCTTGATCGTTGTCGTCCGCCCGCACTGTTCGGGCTGGCGAGAAACGCGTCCGCGTTTTTCGCGGGGCGTTCGCGACGCCGTGAAAGCTAGGCCGGCGCCGCTGACCTGTGTTGTAAACTGTCCTGACCAGTGGTCAACCAAAAACAGACGGAACCGTTCAATTAGGTTCCTCAATCTCGCTGGCCATGAGGGCGAGCGCCTACACACCCTGACGAGACCACGCGAAAACGCGACCGCCAGGGCGACAATTTGACGATGATGTACGATTGATGGCGTTCCGGTGCCTTAACGGCCCGCGGCCGGCGCGCGCCTGACGGGCGAAGGGCCCGGCAGGCGGCGAGGCCAGCCGCAGCGGCGGCCTCGCGAAGACGCCTCGGCGATGCGATCGCCGAGGCGTCAGTCGTCAGGGCGCTACTTCGCGCCGAGCTTGGCGAAATCGGCGTCGATATCGGTGAGCTTCTGGTCTGTGACAGTGTCGGCGGAGTACTGCTGGATCGCCTTCAGCGTCATACCGCGCGCCATGTTGATCTGCTCGTTGGCGACCAGCTCCGGCAGGTGTTTCTTCACCACCGCCGTCGCGGCGGGGTTGTCCAGGATGTCACCGACCGTGGTTTCGCTGGTCTTGAACTTGGCGGCCTGGGCGGCGCCGGGCAGGCTGGCGGGATCGGCGCTGGCCGCCGCCGGAGCGGTTTGGGCGGCCTGAGCCATGACGGCCGCTGGCGCGACCAGCAGAGCGGCGGCGAGAGCGAGGGAAGCTAGACGCATGGGGGATCTCGTTGTTGTGGACGTTCCTCGAACGCGATCATGGCGCGGGGTCGCGCAAAGGCAACCATAATTGTACGATACCGGTCGATTTTATCGTGAGATGTCGTAGGATCGCTGCCTGGCGGCCCATTCCATTGAATCGGGTTGCCCCACCCGGGACAATCGTGAGAGCTGGACTCCCGGCTCGCGCCGAAAGATTTGGATACCGACTTGGTTAGAAGGTCCATGACCGCCGCGCCCTCGCAAGACACTGCTGGCCAGGACTCGCGGGACGCCCCCCCGCAAGCGCCGCTGCGTCCGGGTCGCCCGACCACGGCGCGCTCCGAGGCGATCAATCCGGCCATTCTGGCGGCGGCGCGCGAACATTTCCTGGCCATGGGCTTCGACGCCACGCCCATGGAATCCGTCGCCGCAGCGGCCGGAATCGCCAAGGGCACGCTCTATTCCCGCTATCCCACCAAGGAAGCCCTGCTTCACGCCGTCGTCGCCGACCGCGTACAGGCCTGGCAGGCCGCGGCCGACGCCCGTAACGGGCCGATGCCG
It encodes:
- a CDS encoding TonB-dependent receptor; translation: MNNTRIMMLAGVSVLTLSAGAVHAQTAAKPAAAEPETVGEVIVTARRQAENLQNVPTTVSAVSGDSLKKLAITQFQDVAALVPGLSLGTSSVTAGRSPAPSIRGVSYDASTQASPTVDIYQNDVPIDGTVAFQTVYDIQAIEVLRGPQGTLRGRTAPSGAITLTTRRADTHDYGGYVSAQATDHGGRNLQGAANIPLIADVLGVRLAGVVDENKGDFVTSLNSAFLPVKSTRSGRISINFTPTETFDATLSYQKLNSHKRQFTQIEGNGAVGGVSAAAPAGYNGPVITASQRLDVDDSPRFNYTDNDFLSAQLNWEVLGQRLSYVGGYTKGDATTVGALDYGNVLIGRSYFQNLNTRNSQTTHEIRLSSVGSDRLIDYTVGYFYSKAPSKTGGTQIASFLPGSFGSPGAPANPRVLDSRFSLPTLITVNNNATENSVFANVRLHLGEATEISGGVRHIVSKVDNVQTVFLGAGMISRAIGFPCSAAGFASTYGGGFCDIPIAAGKTPVQNSSQKNTEKPTVYNLSISHRFSDQVLSYGTFATSWRRGANNFALGNAENDPVLASLIFLPDEKSKSFETGIKTNWLDRRLRLNLAVFYQKYDGLLFQLGSIPYVAANGATTVVQNSTFNVGADSIVKGFDFDGAFQVTPNWSISGGISYADGKVDNDIVPCRDSNFDGVPDKGTPTLSDFRSRNIHVATCKSNVSVSRDPLWSGTLQSEYWRPVGGVEAYVRGLLSYYPENKRRNAGYTVPDYGLLNVFAGVRSPDGAWDINIFARNLTKTGVETSRDVDYTTPAGAVTSFFGDSGYRWTSYAPPREIGVSLRYAFGAR